The Flammeovirga pectinis genomic interval TTCTAATATCAGGTGTTTCAAAGTTTAACCCTAAGTTAAGTTTTTCATTATAATGCCATGCAATCCCTAATTTCCATAAAAGTGATACATGAGAGTATTTTAAATTTTTGAAATCAGTGCTATAATTTGTAGCTAATTTGTTTGTATACCAACTTTCGTTTACGTTGGAAGTAATTTCTGTAGATTTGATGTCGACAAAATGAGTAATGCCAATACCAATATTATCAGTAAGTCTATATGTAGTTCCTATTGCAAACCTATCATTTCGTAGCGAATTTTTATAGTTATAGAACCCTTCGTAGACTTGATTGGAATTGCTAATTTGTGCCGTATTTTGAGCCGAATGTTCACTCTTTTCATTTAGCAGATTAAATATAGCGTAGGTTACTTTAAACCTATTATTTTTAGCTCCAAATGCAGTACCTGCTAGCATCTGAGGTTTAGTTGTTAATTGATTCCCTTTGATATCTATTCCTTCACCTGCTCCATTTTGTATATGTAAAAACGTATAGCTAATTAGGTCGGAAGTTAAAGACACATTTGGGGTTTCTGTAAATGCTAATGCACCGGGGTTATAAAAAATTGCACTGTTATCAGAAGCACCAGAAGCTAATGACCCACCTAATAAATTACCGTTTGGGCCTTGTTGTTGCGACCAATAATAATTATTCTGTGCATAGGCAGTAGTGGATATAAGTAGTAGGGAAAGATAGGTTAAATAGAAGCGTATCATGATTGAATATTATGAAGAAAAAAAGCCATCAT includes:
- a CDS encoding outer membrane protein transport protein, with the protein product MIRFYLTYLSLLLISTTAYAQNNYYWSQQQGPNGNLLGGSLASGASDNSAIFYNPGALAFTETPNVSLTSDLISYTFLHIQNGAGEGIDIKGNQLTTKPQMLAGTAFGAKNNRFKVTYAIFNLLNEKSEHSAQNTAQISNSNQVYEGFYNYKNSLRNDRFAIGTTYRLTDNIGIGITHFVDIKSTEITSNVNESWYTNKLATNYSTDFKNLKYSHVSLLWKLGIAWHYNEKLNLGLNFETPDIRIKFLSTAYSRRISETLDDNGVLQKYSSNQDKVNTSYSLPFTFDLNLGYTTKLTQYSARVGFFSKVGKYNLLQLKTESTINPSPDPAYNQYTLSNKRIINYAAGVKHRILNDMNILMGFRTDFNFINQEDINFTKDNFLSFNYWDVYHLSSGVEWFGSNFNIIAGIVADFGFSENNPQLVNLTARPYSELNDFNTNTETSYLQLNLIFGITYHFKDRTQM